A window of the Mus pahari chromosome 1, PAHARI_EIJ_v1.1, whole genome shotgun sequence genome harbors these coding sequences:
- the Foxb2 gene encoding forkhead box protein B2: MPRPGKSSYSDQKPPYSYISLTAMAIQHSAEKMLPLSDIYKFIMERFPYYREHTQRWQNSLRHNLSFNDCFIKIPRRPDQPGKGSFWALHPDCGDMFENGSFLRRRKRFKVLRADHAHLHSGSSKGASGTGPGGHLHPHHAHHHHHHHHHAAHHHHHHHPPQPPPPPPPHMVPYFHQQPAPAPQPPHLPSQPAQQPQPQSQPPQTSHPGKMQEAAAVAAAAAAAAAAAVGSVGRLSQFPPYGLGSAAAAAAAAAASTTGFKHPFAIENIIGRDYKGVLQAGGLPLASVMHHLGYPVPGQLGNVVGSVWPHVGVMDSVAAAAAAAAAAGVPVGPEYGAFGVPVKALCHSANQSLPAVPVPIKPTPALPPVTTLPPALSVPTASQQLPAPSTVCASAASPTAPLLEPTAAGRADSKGGSLHSVLVHS; encoded by the coding sequence ATGCCACGGCCGGGGAAGAGTTCCTACAGCGACCAAAAGCCGCCCTACTCTTACATCTCACTGACCGCCATGGCCATCCAGCACTCGGCTGAGAAGATGCTGCCTCTGAGCGACATCTACAAGTTCATCATGGAGCGCTTCCCCTACTACCGCGAGCACACGCAGCGCTGGCAGAACAGCCTGCGCCACAACCTCTCCTTCAACGACTGTTTCATCAAGATCCCTCGGAGGCCTGATCAACCCGGTAAGGGCAGCTTCTGGGCTCTACACCCTGACTGCGGTGACATGTTCGAGAACGGCAGCTTCTTGCGGCGCCGCAAGCGCTTCAAGGTGCTGCGCGCAGACCACGCTCACCTACACTCAGGAAGCAGCAAGGGCGCGTCGGGCACGGGGCCCGGAGGTCACCTGCATCCCCACCAcgcacaccaccatcaccaccatcaccaccacgccgcacaccatcaccaccatcaccacccgccgcagccgccgccgccgccgccaccgcacATGGTGCCCTATTTCCACCAGCAGCCGGCTCCCGCTCCGCAGCCGCCACACCTCCCGTCGCAGCCCGCGCAGCAGCCACAGCCGCAGTCGCAGCCTCCGCAGACGTCCCATCCCGGCAAGATGCAGGAGGCGGCGGccgtggcggcggcggcggcagcggcggcggccgCAGCAGTGGGCAGCGTGGGGCGTCTGTCTCAGTTCCCACCCTACGGGCTGGGCTCGGCCGCCGCCGcagccgctgccgccgccgcgtCCACCACGGGCTTCAAACACCCATTCGCCATAGAAAATATCATTGGGCGGGACTACAAGGGCGTGCTGCAGGCTGGAGGGTTGCCTTTGGCGTCGGTCATGCACCACTTGGGCTACCCCGTGCCGGGCCAGCTCGGCAATGTTGTCGGCTCCGTGTGGCCTCATGTTGGCGTGATGGATTCGGTGGCCGCggccgccgctgctgccgccgcaGCTGGGGTCCCGGTAGGCCCGGAGTATGGGGCATTCGGGGTGCCAGTCAAGGCTCTGTGCCACTCGGCAAACCAGAGCCTGCCAGCTGTACCGGTGCCCATCAAGCCCACGCCTGCGCTACCACCCGTGACCACGTTGCCGCCGGCGTTGTCTGTCCCCACGGCGTCGCAGCAGCTGCCTGCTCCTTCCACCGTGTGCGCGTCCGCCGCCTCACCCACAGCCCCTCTTCTGGAGCCCACCGCAGCCGGCAGGGCTGACAGTAAGGGGGGCTCCCTGCACTCTGTGTTGGTGCATTCCTAG